A DNA window from Engystomops pustulosus chromosome 6, aEngPut4.maternal, whole genome shotgun sequence contains the following coding sequences:
- the SCN2B gene encoding sodium channel regulatory subunit beta-2 isoform X1: MGRRERPTPPGLSLVTLALSLLVCASGMEITVPAVVYALNGSDIRLPCNFNSCYKMDTKQFSMNWTYRGCENCTEETFIQYDKKIINQRLERFQNRIEFTGNPIKNDLAVTIHDVQLTDEGEYHCYVLNPPDRHKGTGKIRLEVLTEVPPERDSTVAVLVGASVGGFLAVVILCLVILKCVRRKKMQNLNSEDQKTEEEVKTDGEGNPEGELKAAIPEVL, translated from the exons ATGGGCAGGAGAGAGCGCCCAACACCCCCTGGGCTAAGCTTGGTAACACTGGCACTCAGCCTCCTGG TTTGTGCATCCGGGATGGAGATCACTGTACCTGCTGTTGTTTATGCCCTTAATGGCTCCGACATACGACTGCCCTGCAATTTCAACTCATGCTACAAGATGGACACCAAACAGTTCTCCATGAACTGGACGTATCGGGGATGTGAGAACTGTACAGAAGAGACG TTTATCCAGTACGATAAGAAAATCATCAACCAGCGTCTCGAGCGTTTTCAAAACCGCATAGAATTTACAGGAAATCCCATTAAAAATGATCTGGCGGTGACAATCCATGACGTCCAGTTGACGGATGAAGGAGAATATCATTGTTATGTGTTAAACCCTCCAGACCGTCATAAGGGCACCGGCAAAATCCGCTTAGAGGTCCTTACAGAAG TTCCTCCAGAAAGAGACTCCACGGTTGCAGTTTTGGTTGGGGCATCGGTTGGCGGCTTCCTGGCGGTTGTCATTCTTTGCCTCGTCATCCTGAAATGTGTCAgaaggaaaaaaatgcaaaacctTAACTCAGAGGATCAGAAAACCGAAGAAGAAGTGAAGACTGACGGAGAGGGCAACCCTGAAGGAGAACTGAAA GCAGCCATCCCTGAGGTCCTATGA
- the SCN2B gene encoding sodium channel regulatory subunit beta-2 isoform X2 yields the protein MGRRERPTPPGLSLVTLALSLLVCASGMEITVPAVVYALNGSDIRLPCNFNSCYKMDTKQFSMNWTYRGCENCTEETFIQYDKKIINQRLERFQNRIEFTGNPIKNDLAVTIHDVQLTDEGEYHCYVLNPPDRHKGTGKIRLEVLTEVPPERDSTVAVLVGASVGGFLAVVILCLVILKCVRRKKMQNLNSEDQKTEEEVKTDGEGNPEGELKVCEQ from the exons ATGGGCAGGAGAGAGCGCCCAACACCCCCTGGGCTAAGCTTGGTAACACTGGCACTCAGCCTCCTGG TTTGTGCATCCGGGATGGAGATCACTGTACCTGCTGTTGTTTATGCCCTTAATGGCTCCGACATACGACTGCCCTGCAATTTCAACTCATGCTACAAGATGGACACCAAACAGTTCTCCATGAACTGGACGTATCGGGGATGTGAGAACTGTACAGAAGAGACG TTTATCCAGTACGATAAGAAAATCATCAACCAGCGTCTCGAGCGTTTTCAAAACCGCATAGAATTTACAGGAAATCCCATTAAAAATGATCTGGCGGTGACAATCCATGACGTCCAGTTGACGGATGAAGGAGAATATCATTGTTATGTGTTAAACCCTCCAGACCGTCATAAGGGCACCGGCAAAATCCGCTTAGAGGTCCTTACAGAAG TTCCTCCAGAAAGAGACTCCACGGTTGCAGTTTTGGTTGGGGCATCGGTTGGCGGCTTCCTGGCGGTTGTCATTCTTTGCCTCGTCATCCTGAAATGTGTCAgaaggaaaaaaatgcaaaacctTAACTCAGAGGATCAGAAAACCGAAGAAGAAGTGAAGACTGACGGAGAGGGCAACCCTGAAGGAGAACTGAAAGTATGTGAACAATGA